GCGAAATTCAATTTcccaatactttttttcatatacaacGCGGTGAGAATATACTCACATTCGCCGATGTTGACATTCGAGGTAACGAGGAAAAAGATTCTGTGATAATTTCGAGGGAACACGAAATACAGACtggcatttataaaaatatggacGAACTTCTCGACGCGATTAATACGACGTGTAAAGGAGTCGGTTCGCATTTTCGTCTGGATCGACGGGAGTTATCCGCCGGTAGTATAGAGTTTTACCTCGAGtgtgatgaaaataaatgtaaactaaATCATTATGTAAACTTTTCCGATAAACTTCTACGAATACTCGGTTTAGGGGATGCACTTTATAATGCTCCTAAGCGGGAAGGACGATACTATACTATGCTTACGACGTATAATCctgattcaaaaaaaaaatctacatcaatttttgttaaactcgGTTTTGAAAAGGGACGCTTTGGATTCTTTAGTTACGAACCCTGTAGTTTGGCTCGCGGTATTCCCGATAAACTATTCGTTTATTGTGATATTTGCAAACCTTACATAACAGGCGCTGTGCAGTCTCCTCTTCTCCGAATAGTGTCGGTCGAGGGGCATGGTCGCGATTACGAGTACGGAACGAATCAAGTGAAACATTTCTCTTCTCTGCATTATATCCCGTTACGACGAACAAATTTCAGTAGGATTGAAATCGATATAAGAGTTCGGAAAAAAATAGCATTCGAATCCGGAACATCGACTGTGGCGTTACACTTTAGGCGAACCCGTTAGTATTGCGAACGTCGGTATCATagggaaaaagataaaaattaagttctcAAATGCAACATGACAGACTACTACGagtattacaatttacaaagcAGAGGTGGTGGAATTCCGTTTTCGTCGGCGCACTTTATCAACGCGGTCATGGAATCGGAAGTTTTCTAGGAGGATTATTTAGACGTATACTACCTTATTTAAGTAGAGGAGCGCGTGCAGTAgggaaaaaagttttacaagCAGGTGTTAATATAATCggtgatattgaaaataatataccgcTAAAGGTGTTGGCCAAAAACCGTTTTAAAGAATCGCGCGAAAATCTCAAGAgaaaaactaaagaaaaaataagtagtCTGATGAAAGGCTCGGGATATAAGACAGATGCGAAAATGCACGCAGCTCAGTTTCCTTTCG
This sequence is a window from Anoplolepis gracilipes chromosome 10, ASM4749672v1, whole genome shotgun sequence. Protein-coding genes within it:
- the LOC140670746 gene encoding uncharacterized protein, encoding MREDQFLLVLPSNSSMRYFPDNTTSSFIMELPQSIQLHGEWEVALSEIQFPNTFFHIQRGENILTFADVDIRGNEEKDSVIISREHEIQTGIYKNMDELLDAINTTCKGVGSHFRLDRRELSAGSIEFYLECDENKCKLNHYVNFSDKLLRILGLGDALYNAPKREGRYYTMLTTYNPDSKKKSTSIFVKLGFEKGRFGFFSYEPCSLARGIPDKLFVYCDICKPYITGAVQSPLLRIVSVEGHGRDYEYGTNQVKHFSSLHYIPLRRTNFSRIEIDIRVRKKIAFESGTSTVALHFRRTR